A single genomic interval of Pyrus communis chromosome 7, drPyrComm1.1, whole genome shotgun sequence harbors:
- the LOC137739646 gene encoding nitrogen regulatory protein P-II homolog, which yields MATMASAGLLSPLHCHLNELPLLGSSSISTKLAEFRFCQPIIALKHARNASIVPVVRAQSSSGYVPDSKFYKVEAILRPWRVSHVSSALLKIGIRGVTVSDVRGFGAQGGSTERQGGSEFSEDNFVAKIKMEIVVSKDQVEAVVDTIIEAARTGEIGDGKIFVVPVSDVIRVRTGERGEKAEKMTGGRSDVSSSA from the exons ATGGCTACAATGGCGAGTGCAGGCTTGCTTAGCCCCCTCCATTGCCACCTCAACGAGCTTCCGCTTTTGGGTTCGAGCTCCATCAGCACCAAGCTCGCAGAATTTCGGTTCTGTCAGCCCATTATCGCTCTAAAGCACGCAAGAAATGCGTCCATTGTTCCGGTCGTACGAGCGCAGAGTTCTTCTG GTTATGTCCCAGACTCCAAATTTTACAAAGTCGAAGCGATTCTGAG GCCCTGGCGAGTGTCGCACGTTTCTTCG GCTCTGCTGAAAATTGGAATTCGTGGTGTTACTGTATCTGATGTTCGAGGCTTTGGTGCTCAAGGTGGTTCAACAGAGAGGCAGGGTG GCTCTGAATTTTCTGAAGACAATTTTGTTGCTAAGATTAAAATGGAGATTGTAGTGAGCAAAGACCAG GTTGAGGCTGTGGTTGACACAATAATTGAGGCAGCCAGGACTGGAGAAATCGGCGATGGCAAGATTTTTG TGGTGCCAGTCTCAGATGTAATCAGAGTTCGCACTG GGGAGCGTGGAGAGAAGGCGGAGAAGATGACAGGAGGGCGGTCTGACGTGTCCTCCTCTGCTTGA
- the LOC137739803 gene encoding ADP-ribosylation factor 2-like isoform X2: MGLSFTKLFSRLFAKKEMRILMVGLDAAGKTTILYKLKLGEIVTTIPTIGFNVETVEYKNISFTVWDVGGQDKIRPLWRHYFQNTQGLIFVVDSNDRDRVVEARDELHRMLNEDELREAVLLVFANKQDLPNAMNAAEITDKLGLHSLRQRHWYIQSTCATSGEGLYEGLDWLSNNIANKA; encoded by the exons ATGGGGCTGTCATTCACGAAGCTGTTCAGCCGTCTGTTTGCGAAGAAGGAGATGCGCATTCTGATGGTGGGTCTCGATGCGGCTGGTAAGACCACCATTCTCTACAAGCTCAAGCTCGGCGAGATCGTCACCACCATTCCCACCATTG GATTCAATGTGGAGACTGTGGAATACAAGAACATCAGCTTTACTGTGTGGGATGTCGGGGGTCAGGACAAG ATCCGACCATTGTGGAGGCATTACTTCCAGAACACACAAGGACTTATCTTTGTGGTTGATAGCAACGATCGTGACCGTGTGGTTGAAGCCAGAGATGAGCTTCACAGAATGTTGAATGAG GATGAGTTGAGGGAGGCTGTGCTTCTTGTATTTGCAAACAAGCAAGATCTTCCAAATGCCATGAATGCTGCTGAAATAACTGATAAGCTTGGTCTTCACTCCCTCCGTCAACGCCACTG GTATATCCAGAGCACGTGCGCCACTTCTGGTGAAGGACTGTACGAGGGTCTTGACTGGCTCTCAAACAATATTGCAAACAAG GCATAG
- the LOC137739803 gene encoding ADP-ribosylation factor-like isoform X1, whose product MGLSFTKLFSRLFAKKEMRILMVGLDAAGKTTILYKLKLGEIVTTIPTIGFNVETVEYKNISFTVWDVGGQDKIRPLWRHYFQNTQGLIFVVDSNDRDRVVEARDELHRMLNEDELREAVLLVFANKQDLPNAMNAAEITDKLGLHSLRQRHWYIQSTCATSGEGLYEGLDWLSNNIANKVDSCSHTF is encoded by the exons ATGGGGCTGTCATTCACGAAGCTGTTCAGCCGTCTGTTTGCGAAGAAGGAGATGCGCATTCTGATGGTGGGTCTCGATGCGGCTGGTAAGACCACCATTCTCTACAAGCTCAAGCTCGGCGAGATCGTCACCACCATTCCCACCATTG GATTCAATGTGGAGACTGTGGAATACAAGAACATCAGCTTTACTGTGTGGGATGTCGGGGGTCAGGACAAG ATCCGACCATTGTGGAGGCATTACTTCCAGAACACACAAGGACTTATCTTTGTGGTTGATAGCAACGATCGTGACCGTGTGGTTGAAGCCAGAGATGAGCTTCACAGAATGTTGAATGAG GATGAGTTGAGGGAGGCTGTGCTTCTTGTATTTGCAAACAAGCAAGATCTTCCAAATGCCATGAATGCTGCTGAAATAACTGATAAGCTTGGTCTTCACTCCCTCCGTCAACGCCACTG GTATATCCAGAGCACGTGCGCCACTTCTGGTGAAGGACTGTACGAGGGTCTTGACTGGCTCTCAAACAATATTGCAAACAAGGTGGACTCATGCTCTCATACATTTTAA